The following proteins are encoded in a genomic region of Ovis canadensis isolate MfBH-ARS-UI-01 breed Bighorn chromosome 12, ARS-UI_OviCan_v2, whole genome shotgun sequence:
- the ITPKB gene encoding inositol-trisphosphate 3-kinase B isoform X2 → MAMYCYALNSLVIMNSANQVKSGGGPRSSSNETPPPPGRAVLSPGSVFSPGSGSSFLFPPAESLSPEDPGSPLGWRSGRRRLNSSSGSGSSVGSPSWAGRLRGEGQQVVTAGTLSPPGPEEAKRKLRILQRELQNVQVNQKVGMFEAHIQAQSSATQSPRSPRLGRARSPSPCPLRSVSQPPGRVPVQSEERRTKSWGEQCPETSEVESGRREGSPSVRLSKDEEGVVAPFLHPAAPSGSGAQGPSASERMEKALPARPHCGSLTAMEVDKRGSPPLGTQNSRAPALGLVRVNLTVDTAVAARATSTVPHHPHDPAFIEPSERAHELGGAHPLQALAKSQGQSLGSETSLAPERGGPRSGEPPEKVGRGTLSGGMPGSRAPGAAGRPEERTGSAQTPAELPEAPTWSRQGSRGSAGAQSAALGVREALLACDRVDEGSATLGLLGGSSSAQPGTPEVEAGVPSGGMLEPLPCWEAAKELKEPQYFPGDRVGVQPGTSRVWLGPMEEACLAWTCGTAVQSKGTWGGQPQGRDAHLSPDRLSPAQKDKPSQGEACGRNSIPAVIITDMGTDEDAQEDRALEEAQGSPRGSLPLRKLSSSSASSTGFSSSYEDSEEDISSDPERCLDPNSAFLHTLDQQKPRVIVMVEPYQ, encoded by the exons AGACGCCCCCGCCGCCAGGGAGGGCCGTGTTGAGCCCCGGCAGCGTTTTCAGCCCCGGGAGtggctcctctttcctcttcccccCAGCTGAGTCTTTGTCACCGGAGGACCCCGGGAGCCCCCTGGGCTGGCGGAGTGGCCGGCGCAGGCTGaatagcagcagcggcagcggcagcagcgtGGGTAGCCCGAGCTGGGCCGGTCGTCTAAGAGGGGAAGGGCAGCAGGTGGTGACCGCCGGTACTCTCTCCCCTCCTGGGCCGGAGGAGGCCAAGAGGAAGCTTCGAATTCTGCAGCGTGAGCTGCAGAACGTGCAGGTGAACCAGAAAGTGGGCATGTTCGAGGCGCACATCCAGGCGCAAAGCTCCGCCACGCAGTCGCCCCGCAGCCCGCGTCTGGGCAGGGCTCGTTCGCCTTCCCCGTGCCCCTTGCGCAGCGTCAGTCAGCCCCCAGGAAGGGTCCCGGTTCAGAGCGAGGAGCGGAGGACCAAGTCCTGGGGGGAACAATGTCCGGAGACTTCTGAGGTCGAATCAGGGAGAAGAGAAGGCTCGCCCAGCGTTCGTCTCTCCAAGGACGAGGAGGGAGTAGTGGCACCTTTTCTCCATCCTGCGGCCCCGTCAGGATCAGGGGCTCAGGGTCCCAGCGCTTCGGAGAGGATGGAGAAGGCGCTCCCTGCCAGACCCCACTGTGGCTCACTCACCGCTATGGAAGTTGACAAGAGGGGCTCTCCTCCGTTGGGAACTCAGAACTCCCGAGCTCCCGCTTTGGGACTGGTCAGAGTGAACTTAACCGTGGACACAGCAGTGGCAGCCCGAGCCACATCCACCGTTCCACACCATCCACACGACCCTGCCTTCATTGAGCCTTCTGAGAGGGCCCATGAACTTGGGGGTGCGCACCCCCTGCAGGCCCTGGCCAAGAGTCAGGGGCAGTCTCTTGGCAGTGAGACAAGCCTGGCCCCAGAGAGGGGCGGACCACGCAGCGGAGAGCCCCCTGAGAAGGTGGGGAGAGGAACTCTGTCCggtggcatgccaggctcccgGGCGCCTGGGGCTGCCGGAAGGCCAGAGGAGAGGACTGGGAGCGCACAGACTCCAGCGGAGCTCCCTGAGGCTCCGACCTGGTCCAGGCAGGGTTCCAGAGGCTCTGCGGGGGCACAGAGTGCGGCCCTAGGGGTCAGGGAGGCACTGCTGGCCTGTGACAGAGTGGATGAAGGGTCCGCAACGCTGGGCTTGCTTGGGGGCAGCAGCTCAGCGCAACCAGGGACCCCGGAGGTGGAGGCGGGAGTTCCCTCTGGCGGAATGCTGGAGCCTTTGCCCTGCTGGGAAGCagcaaaagaactgaaagaaccCCAGTACTTTCCTGGGGACAGGGTGGGCGTGCAGCCTGGGACCTCCAGGGTTTGGCTGGGCCCCATGGAAGAAGCCTGTCTGGCCTGGACGTGTGGCACAGCAGTGCAATCCAAGGGGACTTGGGGAGGCCAGCCACAGGGCAGAGACGCCCACCTCAGCCCAGACCGGCTCTCCCCAGCACAGAAGGACAAACCTTCCCAGGGAGAGGCCTGCGGCCGAAACAGCATCCCCGCTGTCATCATCACAGACATGGGTACAGATGAGGATGCCCAGGAGGACAGGGCCTTGGAGGAGGCGCAGGGAAGCCCCCGGGGCAGCCTGCCGCTGAGGAAACTGTcatcttcctctgcctcctccactgGCTTCTCCTCCTCCTATGAGGACTCGGAGGAGGACATCTCCAGTGACCCTGAGCGCTGCCTGGACCCCAACTCTGCCTTCCTGCATACCCTGGATCAGCAGAAGCCCAGAGTG aTTGTTATGGTGGAGCCTTATCAGTGA